From a region of the Mytilus galloprovincialis chromosome 3, xbMytGall1.hap1.1, whole genome shotgun sequence genome:
- the LOC143067869 gene encoding EH domain-containing protein 1-like, with the protein MKWLDGNSKRKEPEVFDTVADGLKAIYRTKLLPLEEHYKFHDFHSPQLDDPDFDAKPMILLIGQYSTGKTTFIRFLLEQDFPGIRIGPEPTTDRFIAVMSGDQDGIVPGNALVVDSKKQFKPLTKFGNAFLNRFQCSTLKNPVVDSLTIIDTPGILSGEKQRLDRGYDFAGVLEWFAERVDRILLLFDAHKLDISDEFKRAIDAVKGYDDKIRIILNKADMVDPQQLMRVYGALMWSLGKVLNTPEVARVYIGSFWDNPLHFDDNRKLFELEEQDLFNDLKSLPKNAALRKLNDLIKRARLAKVHAYIISHLKKEMPSMFGKDAKKKELIKGLKEIYEVLQREHQISPGDFPDIEKMREVLQHQDFTKFHALKPKLIETVDTMLSSDIARLMTMIPHEQESSVGEPNVKGGAFDTMNESMFGYGRGEGIDEGRGEHEWIVGQEKYKYDESFDKLNPINGKITGAAAKSEMVRSKLPNSMLGKVWKLSDIDKDGMLDADEWALANHLIKIKLDGHELPNTLPDHLIPPSKKDL; encoded by the exons ATGAAGTGGCTTGACGGGAATAGCAAGCGGAAGGAACCTGAGGTATTCGATACTGTTGCCGATGGCCTTAAAGCTATATACAGAACAAAACTGTTACCTTTAGAGGAACATTATAAGTTTCATGACTTCCACTCCCCCCAACTTGATGATCCAGATTTTGACGCTAAACCAATGATACTCCTCATCGGCCAATATTCAACCGGTAAGACAACCTTTATAAGATTCCTCCTAGAGCAAGATTTTCCGGGAATACGAATAGGTCCAGAGCCAACAACAGATCGGTTCATAGCTGTAATGAGTGGAGATCAAGATGGAATTGTTCCTGGTAACGCCCTTGTTGTTGATAGTAAAAAGCAATTTAAACCACTCACAAAATTTGGAAATGCATTTCTGAATCGATTTCAGTGTTCAACATTAAAAAATCCAGTTGTTGATAGTTTAACAATTATAGACACACCAGGTATTTTGTCAGGAGAAAAACAGAGACTTGACCGTGGATATGATTTTGCTGGTGTGTTGGAATGGTTTGCAGAAAGAGTGGATAGAATATTGCTTCTTTTTGATGCACACAAACTGGACATTTCAGACGAATTCAAACGAGCAATTGATGCAGTTAAGGGATATGATGACAAAATCAGAATAATTTTGAACAAAGCAGACATGGTGGACCCTCAACAATTGATGAGAGTTTATGGTGCATTAATGTGGTCCCTTGGAAAAGTTTTGAACACCCCTGAAGTTGCAAGAGTATATATAGGTTCTTTCTGGGACAATCCTTTACACTTTGATGATAATAGGAAATTATTTGAACTTGAAGAACAAGATTTGTTTAATGATTTAAAGAGCTTACCAAAAAATGCAGCTTTACGGAAACTAAATGACCTCATCAAAAGGGCAAGGTTGGCAAAG GTACATGCCTACATAATCAGTCATTTAAAGAAAGAGATGCCCTCAATGTTTGGCAAGGATGCAAAGAAGAAAGAATTAATAAAAggattaaaagaaatatatgaagTTCTGCAGAGAGAACACCAGATTTCACCAGGAGATTTCCCAGATATAGAAAAAATGAGAGAAGTACTCCAGCATCAAGACTTTACAAAATTCCATGCATTGAAACCAAAGTTAATTGAAACCGTTGATACCATGCTTTCTTCAGATATAGCCAGGCTTATGACAATGATCCCACATGAGCAAGAAAGTAGTGTAGGGGAACCAAATGTTAAAGGTGGGGCTTTTGATACAATGAATGAGAGTATGTTTGGTTATGGAAGGGGAGAAGGCATTGACGAAGGTCGTGGTGAGCATGAATGGATCGTTGGTCAAgagaaatacaaatatgatgaaTCATTTGATAAACTTAATCCAATCAATGGAAAAATTACTGGTGCTGCAGCAAAGTCAGAAATGGTCAGATCCAAGCTACCAAACTCTATGTTGGGGAAAGTGTGGAAACTATCAGACATAGACAAAGATGGTATGCTGGATGCGGATGAATGGGCATTAGCCAATCACCTGATCAAGATTAAATTAGATGGACATGAATTACCAAATACCTTACCAGATCATTTGATCCCTCCATCCAAGAAAGACTTGTAA